The following are from one region of the Flavobacteriales bacterium genome:
- a CDS encoding thioredoxin family protein, producing MKKYILALTFLMVASFTFSALTPKEEKINWVSVEEAVALSKKKPKKIMIDVYTNWCGPCKRMASTTFVHPFIVTYVNENYYAVKFNAEGNDTVEFKGNVYVNKQFNPANVSRRNGTHDFTRAIAPVNGRIAYPTIVYMDEELNYLTGVQGAYGAKDIEPILKWFATDTYKENPDFNSYKANFVSEIPED from the coding sequence ATGAAGAAGTATATCCTAGCACTCACCTTTTTAATGGTCGCATCCTTCACTTTCAGCGCCTTAACGCCCAAGGAAGAGAAGATCAATTGGGTCTCGGTTGAAGAAGCCGTTGCGCTTTCCAAGAAGAAACCCAAGAAAATCATGATCGATGTGTATACGAATTGGTGTGGTCCGTGTAAGCGTATGGCTAGTACGACCTTCGTTCATCCATTCATCGTGACTTATGTGAACGAAAACTACTACGCCGTAAAGTTCAACGCCGAAGGAAACGACACCGTTGAATTCAAAGGCAACGTATACGTGAACAAGCAATTTAATCCGGCCAACGTAAGTCGTCGCAACGGAACACACGATTTTACGCGTGCTATTGCGCCCGTTAACGGTCGTATCGCCTACCCTACCATCGTGTACATGGACGAAGAGCTGAACTACCTTACCGGAGTTCAAGGGGCGTACGGCGCCAAGGATATTGAGCCTATCCTGAAATGGTTCGCTACGGATACCTATAAGGAGAATCCCGACTTCAATTCATACAAGGCTAACTTCGTTTCCGAGATACCGGAAGATTGA
- a CDS encoding winged helix-turn-helix transcriptional regulator — protein sequence MQSIFKALNDPTRRQILDMLKERDLSAGEIAEAFDMTKPSISHHLDLLKRAKLVYQEKKGQYVFYSLNTTVMDEILQWLIQLTQKQ from the coding sequence ATGCAATCTATTTTCAAAGCACTTAACGATCCTACACGGCGACAGATCCTCGACATGTTGAAGGAAAGAGACTTGAGCGCCGGCGAAATAGCTGAGGCTTTCGATATGACAAAACCCAGTATTTCACATCACCTCGATCTACTAAAACGAGCTAAACTCGTTTATCAGGAGAAGAAGGGACAGTACGTCTTTTACTCCTTGAACACTACCGTTATGGACGAAATTCTACAGTGGCTAATTCAATTGACCCAAAAACAATGA